A part of Cystobacter fuscus DSM 2262 genomic DNA contains:
- a CDS encoding proline iminopeptidase-family hydrolase: protein MKMNASGLLVVGALLLLQACAAQAPASSRYFDSSGRPDVLSGGARRIEISTSQGKFHVWTKRVGNNPTIKVLLLHGGPGNTSEYFEAADSYFPGASIEYYYYDQLGSFRSDQPDDAKLAALLGTEHFVEEVEQVRQALGLGRDNFYLLGHSWGGILAIEYALKYQQHLKGLIISNMMASIPAYNEYAKNVLMPQMDPKVLAEVQALEAAKDYANPRYMELLVPHFYEHHVLRMPSAQWPEPASRAFSHGNQKVYVPMQGPSEMGASGILEKWDRTKDLPAITVPTLTIGGRYDTMDPKHMEWMASQVRRGRYLDCPQGSHMSMYDDQRTYFTGVIRFIQDVDMGRF from the coding sequence ATGAAGATGAATGCTTCTGGGCTGCTCGTGGTCGGTGCGCTCCTCCTGCTCCAGGCGTGCGCGGCGCAAGCTCCCGCCAGCTCCCGCTACTTCGACTCGAGCGGGCGCCCGGATGTGCTGAGCGGCGGCGCGCGGCGCATCGAGATCTCCACCTCGCAGGGCAAATTCCACGTCTGGACGAAGCGCGTGGGGAACAACCCCACCATCAAGGTCCTGCTGTTGCACGGAGGCCCTGGCAACACGAGCGAGTACTTCGAGGCCGCGGACAGCTACTTCCCGGGCGCGAGCATCGAGTACTACTACTACGACCAGCTCGGCTCGTTCCGCAGCGACCAGCCCGACGACGCGAAGCTGGCGGCGCTGCTCGGCACGGAGCACTTCGTCGAGGAAGTCGAGCAGGTGCGCCAGGCGCTCGGCCTCGGCCGCGACAACTTCTACCTGCTGGGCCATTCGTGGGGAGGCATCCTCGCCATCGAGTACGCGCTCAAGTACCAGCAGCACCTCAAGGGCCTCATCATCTCCAACATGATGGCGAGCATCCCCGCGTACAACGAGTACGCGAAGAACGTGCTGATGCCTCAGATGGACCCAAAGGTGCTCGCCGAGGTGCAGGCGCTCGAGGCGGCGAAGGACTACGCGAATCCCCGCTACATGGAGTTGTTGGTGCCGCACTTCTACGAGCACCACGTCCTGCGCATGCCGTCGGCGCAGTGGCCCGAGCCGGCATCGCGCGCCTTCTCGCACGGCAACCAGAAGGTCTACGTGCCCATGCAGGGCCCGAGCGAGATGGGCGCGAGCGGCATCCTCGAGAAGTGGGACCGGACGAAGGACCTTCCGGCCATCACCGTGCCCACGCTCACCATCGGGGGGCGGTACGACACCATGGATCCCAAGCACATGGAGTGGATGGCGAGCCAGGTGCGGCGGGGCCGCTACCTGGACTGTCCCCAGGGCAGCCACATGTCCATGTATGACGATCAGCGGACGTACTTCACGGGCGTCATCCGCTTCATCCAGGACGTGGACATGGGCCGCTTCTGA
- a CDS encoding LysR family transcriptional regulator, translating into MSKLPDFEGLAMFAKVAEERSFAAAARAMGLSVATVSRGVSRLEERLGARLFNRTSRKLALTEFGRTVAESASRIYRDAEQVEDSARELSSRPRGVIRLAVPMSFGVRWVAPLLPEFFRAYPEVSVDLHLSDATVDVVGQGFDAALRIAVQLDPSLVARRLCAVSRFIVAAPSYLKRHGRPKHPRDLNGRDCLGYAYRARSDVWRLANAAGDEETVTPGGQLRVTNADALVPTVLAGLAIAELPEFIASEYLRDGRLETILRDWTLTTGGLYFVTPSARVRPAKIEALAGFLAEHLSKPEWRWPR; encoded by the coding sequence ATGTCGAAACTGCCGGATTTCGAGGGGCTGGCGATGTTCGCCAAGGTGGCCGAGGAGCGGTCGTTCGCGGCGGCCGCGCGCGCCATGGGCCTGTCCGTCGCGACGGTCTCACGGGGCGTCAGCCGGCTGGAGGAGCGGCTCGGCGCGCGGCTCTTCAATCGCACCTCGCGGAAGCTGGCACTGACGGAGTTCGGGCGGACGGTCGCGGAAAGCGCGAGCCGCATCTATCGCGACGCCGAGCAGGTGGAGGACTCGGCGCGGGAGCTGTCCTCCCGGCCTCGCGGCGTCATCCGCCTGGCGGTGCCGATGTCCTTCGGGGTGCGCTGGGTGGCACCGCTCCTGCCGGAGTTCTTCCGCGCCTACCCGGAAGTGTCGGTCGATCTCCACCTCTCGGACGCGACCGTGGACGTGGTGGGACAGGGCTTCGACGCGGCGCTCCGGATCGCGGTGCAACTGGACCCATCGCTGGTCGCGCGACGGCTCTGCGCGGTCTCACGCTTCATCGTCGCGGCACCAAGCTACCTGAAGCGGCACGGCCGGCCGAAGCACCCTCGCGACCTGAACGGCCGCGACTGCCTGGGTTACGCCTATCGCGCGCGCAGCGACGTCTGGCGGCTGGCCAACGCCGCCGGCGACGAGGAGACCGTCACGCCCGGCGGACAGCTTCGCGTCACCAACGCGGATGCCCTGGTGCCCACCGTGCTCGCGGGCCTCGCCATCGCCGAGCTGCCCGAGTTCATCGCGAGCGAATACCTCCGCGACGGAAGGCTGGAGACCATCCTGAGGGACTGGACGCTGACGACGGGCGGTCTCTACTTCGTCACCCCCTCGGCCCGCGTGCGCCCGGCCAAGATCGAGGCGCTCGCCGGGTTTCTCGCCGAGCATCTGTCGAAGCCCGAGTGGCGCTGGCCGCGCTAG
- a CDS encoding alpha/beta fold hydrolase, translated as MKSLIALATLALVSTTSLSSPAQAAPKQTAAVSDAALVRTLPGFTNGEATVNGVRLHYVVGGKGSPVVLLPGWPQTWWAFHKIMPALARDHRVISVDLRGMGSSDKPADGYDKKTMARDILELVRQLGHDKVDLVGHDIGAQVAFSFAANHPEATRKLVLLDVPHPDAQLATWPLLPAVGTFGDKIDEAHPFAWWFAFHQVKGLPEQILEGRQHLEQEWFFRYLLKDESAIDARDRAVYAAAYASREAIRAGNAWYQAFPQDIVDDGSYGKLTMPVLGLGGPGFGWLKATLSGKATDLRVIKVEGSGHFIAEEKPEATLGYLADFLK; from the coding sequence ATGAAGAGCCTCATCGCACTCGCCACCCTGGCGCTCGTTTCCACGACTTCGCTTTCCAGCCCGGCCCAGGCCGCGCCGAAGCAGACCGCCGCCGTGTCCGACGCGGCGCTGGTCCGCACGCTGCCGGGCTTCACCAACGGGGAGGCGACGGTCAATGGCGTGCGGCTGCACTACGTCGTCGGAGGGAAGGGCTCGCCGGTCGTGCTGCTCCCGGGCTGGCCGCAGACCTGGTGGGCCTTCCACAAGATCATGCCCGCGCTCGCCCGCGATCATCGGGTGATCTCCGTCGACCTGCGCGGAATGGGCAGCTCCGACAAGCCGGCCGACGGCTACGACAAGAAGACGATGGCCCGGGACATTCTCGAGCTGGTCCGCCAGCTCGGCCATGACAAGGTCGACCTCGTCGGCCACGACATCGGCGCCCAGGTCGCGTTCAGCTTCGCGGCCAACCATCCGGAGGCCACGCGCAAGCTCGTCCTGCTCGACGTGCCGCACCCGGACGCCCAGCTCGCCACCTGGCCCCTGCTGCCGGCCGTTGGCACCTTCGGCGACAAGATCGACGAGGCCCACCCGTTCGCCTGGTGGTTCGCCTTCCATCAGGTGAAGGGTCTGCCCGAGCAGATCCTCGAGGGCCGCCAGCACCTCGAGCAGGAGTGGTTCTTCCGCTACCTGCTCAAGGACGAGAGCGCCATCGATGCGAGGGATCGCGCGGTCTATGCCGCCGCCTATGCCAGCCGCGAGGCGATCCGCGCGGGCAACGCCTGGTATCAGGCCTTCCCTCAGGACATCGTCGATGACGGGAGCTACGGCAAGCTGACGATGCCGGTGCTCGGTCTGGGCGGCCCGGGCTTCGGGTGGTTGAAGGCCACGCTGTCGGGCAAGGCCACGGACCTGCGCGTGATCAAGGTCGAGGGCAGCGGACACTTCATCGCCGAGGAGAAGCCCGAGGCCACCCTCGGCTACCTCGCCGACTTCCTGAAGTAG
- a CDS encoding epoxide hydrolase family protein — translation MNDFQRPSSLPSRRQLLRMMAGASALAAVGGETIAEAAGSSPAPATPQLTPFRVSIPQAALNDLKRRLAATRWPERETVNDWSQGVPLAKAQALIAYWRDRYDWRKFEARLNAFPQFRTQIDGLGIHFLHVKSSHANALPIVLTHGWPGSIVEFLKVIGPLTEPTRHGGRAEDAFHVVIPSLPGFGFSDKPAETGWDVARIARAWGVLMQRLGYTKWVAQGGDWGSGVTHALGHLRPDGLVAAHVNWPLVFPEKLPEHPTPDEQAAIDAAGRFANEQYGYFKQQATRPQTIGYALADSPAGQALWIYEKFQAWTDNRGNPEDALSMDEMLDNITLYWLTDTAASSARIYWQNSQGKPSGFSAGRIELPMAATTFPRELYRAPRKWAEALWPHLLYWGEVDKGGHFAAFEQPAVFANELREAFRTVR, via the coding sequence ATGAACGACTTCCAGCGTCCCTCGAGTCTTCCCTCCCGCCGCCAGCTCCTGCGGATGATGGCCGGAGCATCAGCCCTCGCCGCCGTGGGGGGCGAGACGATCGCCGAGGCGGCGGGCTCGTCCCCGGCCCCCGCCACCCCCCAGCTGACGCCGTTTCGCGTCTCGATTCCCCAGGCGGCGCTGAACGATCTCAAGCGACGGCTGGCGGCGACGCGGTGGCCCGAGCGCGAGACGGTGAACGACTGGTCCCAGGGCGTGCCGCTCGCCAAGGCGCAGGCGCTGATCGCCTACTGGCGCGACCGTTATGACTGGCGAAAGTTCGAGGCGCGGCTGAATGCCTTTCCCCAGTTCCGTACCCAGATTGACGGGCTCGGCATCCACTTCCTGCACGTCAAATCCTCCCATGCCAACGCGCTGCCGATCGTCCTCACCCATGGTTGGCCGGGCTCGATCGTCGAGTTCCTGAAGGTCATCGGTCCCCTCACCGAGCCCACCCGCCATGGAGGAAGGGCGGAGGATGCCTTCCACGTCGTGATCCCCTCGCTCCCGGGCTTTGGCTTCTCCGACAAGCCCGCGGAGACGGGCTGGGATGTCGCTCGCATCGCCAGGGCGTGGGGGGTGTTGATGCAGCGGCTGGGTTACACGAAGTGGGTGGCCCAGGGCGGCGATTGGGGTTCTGGTGTCACCCATGCGCTCGGCCATCTCCGCCCGGACGGACTGGTCGCTGCGCACGTCAACTGGCCGCTCGTGTTCCCGGAGAAGCTGCCGGAGCACCCGACTCCCGACGAGCAGGCCGCGATCGACGCCGCCGGGCGCTTCGCGAACGAGCAGTACGGCTACTTCAAGCAGCAGGCCACGCGCCCCCAGACGATTGGCTATGCCCTGGCGGACTCCCCGGCGGGCCAGGCGCTGTGGATCTACGAGAAGTTCCAGGCGTGGACCGACAACCGGGGCAATCCGGAGGACGCCCTGTCGATGGACGAGATGCTCGACAACATCACGCTGTACTGGTTGACCGACACGGCGGCCTCCTCGGCGCGTATCTACTGGCAGAACTCGCAAGGCAAGCCCTCCGGCTTCTCGGCGGGGCGCATCGAGCTGCCCATGGCGGCGACGACCTTCCCGCGTGAGCTCTACCGAGCGCCCAGGAAGTGGGCCGAGGCGCTGTGGCCGCATCTGCTCTACTGGGGCGAGGTGGACAAGGGCGGGCACTTCGCCGCCTTCGAGCAGCCGGCGGTGTTCGCGAACGAGCTGCGCGAGGCGTTCCGGACCGTCCGGTAG
- a CDS encoding arylsulfatase encodes MPLDRDLPKREILPIPDRPYVGPTKYNAADPKPEFPPRLPIRPPEGAPNVIVILIDDVGFGASETFGGPIATPTAKELAARGLKYTRFHTSALCSPTRAALLTGRNPHSVGMGCITEMATTAPGATSMIPNSAASIAKILKYNGYSTAQFGKCHEVPTWETGTTGPFDHWPTYMGFEKFYGFVGGETNQYYPTLYDGTTHIEMPERGNYHLTTDLADQAIKWIETQKSLAPDKPFFMYFAPGATHAPHQVPEEWSNKYRGKFDEGWDALRAATFERQKGLSVIPSYAELTTPDKDIPNWLDTPPEVRDALKREMEIYAGFLEHTDYQIGRVLETLKTLDIFENTLIFYILGDNGASAEGTFLGTFNEMIGFNGIEMTEQEQIDIINNHIEDFGTKKAYNHYAVGWAQAMCTPYKWTKQVASYFGGTRNGMIVHWPKGIAGGSRRHQFTYVTDVLPTILEAIGLPEPLSVDGVLQKPIEGLSFFYTFNEPSAVERHRTQYFEMFGNRGIYHEGWTAVTLHSKPWQWYNLPDYADDKWELYFTYAEKPEDRSKEDWTQAKDLAAVYPDKLEELKNLFQIEAARYNVFPLDDRKIERLPPAEGVLRQRYVDGSFVADPVVIDNFNRSFDITAQITVPADISGPVQGVILARGNDFGGFGLYAKNGVLTYVYNYLGLEIFYVRQDEHAPLLPSGTYEVRMEFTYDGGEETGQGGTVKLFRNHGTSDIQLGEGVIPKTNPVIFNVDAFLMVGNKTGGPLCEDLKGNNRFTGTVDWAEIKITGAPGVKSPEHRLHALMAIE; translated from the coding sequence ATGCCGTTGGATCGAGACCTTCCCAAACGCGAAATCTTGCCGATCCCCGACCGTCCCTATGTCGGCCCGACGAAGTACAATGCCGCGGACCCGAAGCCTGAATTCCCTCCCCGCCTACCGATCCGCCCGCCCGAGGGCGCCCCCAACGTCATCGTCATCCTGATCGACGATGTGGGTTTCGGCGCCTCTGAAACCTTCGGAGGGCCCATCGCGACTCCGACAGCCAAGGAGCTCGCCGCGAGGGGCCTCAAGTACACACGTTTCCATACGTCAGCCCTGTGCAGTCCGACGCGCGCCGCCTTACTGACTGGCCGCAACCCCCACTCCGTCGGCATGGGTTGCATCACCGAGATGGCGACCACGGCGCCCGGCGCCACCTCGATGATCCCCAACAGCGCCGCCTCGATCGCCAAGATACTCAAGTACAACGGCTACTCGACGGCTCAGTTCGGTAAGTGCCACGAGGTGCCCACCTGGGAAACTGGCACCACGGGGCCCTTCGACCACTGGCCCACCTACATGGGGTTCGAGAAGTTCTATGGCTTCGTGGGCGGCGAAACCAACCAGTACTACCCTACCCTCTACGATGGAACGACTCACATCGAAATGCCAGAACGTGGGAACTACCACCTGACCACGGATCTAGCCGATCAGGCCATCAAGTGGATTGAGACTCAGAAGTCCCTTGCGCCGGACAAGCCCTTCTTCATGTATTTCGCTCCAGGCGCGACCCACGCCCCCCACCAGGTCCCGGAAGAGTGGAGTAACAAGTACAGAGGGAAATTCGACGAAGGCTGGGACGCCCTGCGCGCGGCCACGTTCGAGCGCCAAAAAGGGCTAAGCGTCATCCCGTCGTACGCGGAACTGACAACTCCCGACAAAGATATTCCAAACTGGCTAGACACGCCGCCCGAGGTCCGAGATGCCTTGAAGCGCGAGATGGAAATCTACGCCGGCTTCCTCGAACATACCGACTACCAGATCGGCAGGGTGCTCGAGACGCTCAAGACCCTTGATATCTTCGAGAACACGCTCATCTTCTACATCCTCGGCGACAACGGAGCTTCCGCCGAAGGCACGTTTCTTGGCACTTTCAACGAGATGATCGGCTTCAACGGCATCGAGATGACGGAGCAGGAACAGATAGACATCATCAATAATCACATAGAAGATTTCGGCACCAAGAAAGCGTATAATCACTATGCCGTCGGCTGGGCCCAGGCCATGTGCACGCCGTATAAGTGGACCAAGCAAGTCGCCAGCTACTTCGGAGGCACGCGCAACGGCATGATCGTCCATTGGCCAAAGGGCATTGCGGGGGGCAGCAGGCGACACCAGTTCACTTACGTGACCGATGTGCTTCCGACGATCCTCGAAGCGATCGGGCTGCCGGAGCCGTTGAGCGTCGACGGAGTGCTGCAGAAACCCATCGAGGGTCTGAGCTTCTTCTATACGTTCAATGAACCCAGCGCGGTTGAGCGCCACAGGACCCAGTACTTCGAGATGTTTGGCAATCGCGGCATCTACCATGAAGGCTGGACTGCCGTCACCCTCCACTCGAAGCCCTGGCAGTGGTACAACCTACCGGACTACGCAGACGACAAGTGGGAGCTCTACTTCACGTATGCCGAGAAGCCGGAGGACAGGTCTAAAGAGGACTGGACCCAGGCAAAAGACCTCGCCGCAGTCTACCCCGACAAGCTCGAGGAGCTGAAGAACCTCTTTCAGATCGAGGCGGCCCGTTACAACGTCTTCCCCCTCGACGACCGAAAGATAGAGCGCCTGCCCCCCGCGGAGGGCGTCCTCCGCCAAAGGTACGTCGACGGTAGTTTCGTTGCCGACCCGGTCGTGATCGACAACTTCAACCGCTCTTTCGACATCACCGCACAGATCACAGTGCCAGCCGATATATCTGGGCCAGTGCAAGGCGTGATCCTCGCCCGTGGCAACGATTTTGGCGGTTTTGGCCTCTATGCCAAAAATGGAGTTCTCACTTACGTCTACAACTACCTGGGGCTCGAGATCTTCTACGTCCGTCAGGATGAGCACGCGCCTTTGCTGCCGTCGGGCACGTACGAGGTCCGCATGGAGTTCACGTACGACGGCGGCGAGGAGACCGGCCAGGGCGGCACGGTGAAACTCTTCCGAAACCACGGGACGAGCGACATCCAACTCGGCGAGGGCGTCATCCCAAAGACCAATCCGGTCATCTTCAACGTGGACGCCTTCCTGATGGTCGGCAACAAGACTGGCGGCCCCTTGTGCGAGGATCTCAAAGGGAACAACCGCTTCACCGGCACGGTGGACTGGGCGGAGATCAAGATAACGGGAGCACCCGGCGTCAAGAGCCCCGAACATCGCCTGCACGCGCTGATGGCGATCGAGTAA
- a CDS encoding kelch repeat-containing protein, whose translation MGEATLEITPPPPVLTSITLTPATASVLQGSTQQFTAQGSYSDGTTADVTSSATWTTSNTAIATVSSTGLGTGVAGGGPVTLTATLGDVSGTAQLSVTGWTSAGSMSTSRDNHTATRLDSGRVLIAGGRNGTTPLSSVESYDPATNSWSPVGALSNGRFAHAALFIPEHGSVLVTGGYNGTTPLRRAEVYDPATDAWYYAGDMAMGRYHHTITRLPSGNVLVTGGTDGNKALATVEVFEPFTSIWFPASPMSTARFHHTATLLPSGKVLVSGGSNGSGSLSSAEVYDPATDSWAPAATLVTSHSLHAATLLPSGKVLISGGQSLTEPSSSELYDPDTNSWSAAGAMVEGRSRHTATLLASGQVLVAGGDGSSDDNTAELYDPATSSWSATASMAAPRGAHTATLLPSGRVLVVGGEDGTRPLATAELYVP comes from the coding sequence TTGGGCGAGGCAACCCTTGAGATCACCCCTCCGCCGCCCGTGCTCACCTCCATCACGCTTACCCCCGCGACGGCTTCGGTGCTCCAGGGCTCGACACAGCAGTTCACCGCTCAAGGCAGCTACAGCGACGGCACCACGGCCGATGTGACGAGCAGCGCGACGTGGACGACGAGCAACACCGCCATTGCCACCGTGAGCAGCACGGGCCTGGGCACCGGCGTGGCCGGGGGTGGGCCCGTCACCCTCACCGCCACCCTGGGTGACGTGAGCGGCACGGCTCAACTCAGCGTCACTGGGTGGACGTCCGCGGGGTCCATGTCCACGAGCCGCGACAACCACACCGCCACGCGGCTCGACTCGGGCCGGGTGCTCATCGCTGGGGGGCGCAATGGGACAACCCCCCTGAGCAGTGTGGAGTCGTACGATCCAGCAACCAACTCCTGGTCTCCAGTCGGTGCCTTGTCCAATGGCCGCTTCGCTCACGCCGCACTATTCATCCCCGAACATGGTTCCGTGCTCGTCACAGGGGGGTACAATGGGACGACCCCCCTGCGCAGGGCGGAGGTGTACGATCCAGCTACCGACGCCTGGTATTACGCCGGTGACATGGCCATGGGCCGCTACCATCACACCATCACGCGGCTCCCCTCGGGTAATGTGCTCGTCACCGGCGGCACCGATGGCAACAAGGCTTTAGCCACTGTGGAGGTGTTCGAGCCGTTCACCAGCATCTGGTTTCCGGCCAGCCCCATGAGCACCGCCCGCTTCCACCACACCGCCACATTGCTCCCCTCGGGCAAGGTCCTCGTCTCAGGGGGGTCCAATGGCTCCGGGAGCTTGAGCAGCGCCGAGGTGTACGACCCGGCCACCGATTCGTGGGCTCCAGCTGCCACCCTGGTGACGAGCCATAGCCTTCACGCGGCCACGCTGCTCCCCTCTGGCAAGGTGCTCATCTCAGGGGGGCAATCGCTCACCGAGCCCTCTTCCTCTGAGCTGTACGATCCAGACACCAACAGCTGGTCCGCGGCTGGCGCCATGGTCGAAGGCCGCTCCCGCCACACCGCCACGCTGCTCGCTTCGGGTCAGGTGCTCGTCGCGGGGGGCGACGGCAGCAGCGATGACAACACCGCGGAGTTGTACGACCCGGCCACCTCTTCCTGGTCCGCGACCGCCTCCATGGCCGCGCCCCGCGGAGCTCACACCGCGACGCTGCTTCCCTCAGGCAGGGTTCTCGTCGTGGGTGGCGAAGATGGCACCCGCCCACTTGCCACGGCGGAGCTGTACGTGCCCTGA
- a CDS encoding response regulator transcription factor, protein MTQAPATIFLVDDDESVLRGLGRLLRAAGHATKPFASPSEFLAQLSGDTPGCAVLDLRMPELNGLELQQAMESKNCHLPVIFISGHGDVPASVRAMKAGAVDFLLKPFDEQQLLGAISEALHKDAAARAGRAETAALHARHAVLTPREREVCALVAQGLTNKEVAQRLGTTEKTIKVHRARVIQKLGVDSVAELVRFVDRLGQG, encoded by the coding sequence ATGACACAAGCCCCCGCCACCATCTTCCTCGTGGACGACGATGAGTCCGTGCTGCGGGGGCTGGGGCGGCTGCTGCGGGCCGCCGGCCATGCCACGAAGCCCTTCGCCTCGCCCTCCGAGTTCCTCGCGCAGCTGTCCGGGGACACGCCGGGCTGCGCCGTGCTGGACCTGCGGATGCCGGAGCTGAACGGACTGGAGCTGCAGCAGGCCATGGAGTCCAAGAACTGCCACCTGCCTGTCATCTTCATCTCCGGCCACGGGGATGTGCCGGCCAGCGTCAGGGCCATGAAGGCCGGCGCCGTGGACTTCCTCCTGAAGCCCTTCGATGAGCAACAACTGCTGGGAGCCATCTCCGAGGCCTTGCACAAGGACGCGGCGGCCCGCGCTGGCCGCGCCGAGACCGCCGCGCTGCATGCCCGTCATGCCGTCCTCACTCCCCGCGAGCGCGAGGTCTGCGCGCTGGTGGCCCAGGGGCTGACCAACAAGGAGGTCGCCCAGCGGCTGGGCACCACCGAGAAGACCATCAAGGTGCACCGCGCCCGCGTCATCCAGAAGCTAGGCGTGGACTCGGTGGCGGAGCTGGTGCGGTTCGTGGACCGGCTGGGCCAGGGCTGA
- a CDS encoding sensor histidine kinase, whose translation MSWRTVFFIALLLSLTPQAVAQEARPAGKSVLLLLPEDTALPAMAMLVASLRSSLWETGDGPITLDVESLDLGWASGPEHTRALRTWYLTKYRERRPDALITFRTDAIQLTLELRQELWPDIPVIVLSEDERLWEKHPRPERVAGLLLHYDMRATAELALQLLPDTRRLALINGASPWERAEQERMLRDLRPLLAQRGLEFIDLTGLPLAELLERARTLPADTTVLTFTFITDPSGRPFVGREIARMFLSASNRPCFALHDTVLGLGFVGGALVSYEAVGQQLGLLTSRVLRGEQEEFLAPLKPAPVDTLTLDARALRRWGIPRDRVPPGVRLAFDEPSLWERYRWWVLGALTLSGLQALVAGGLVVERRRRMRAQAELLERQRLEKLAEMEARRNLDQLAHVSRVAALGELAASLAHELNQPLAAILSNAQAARRLLNTTPAQLDEVREALGDIISDDKRAGEVIHRMRALLKRGEPRQELHSLNDLVREVARLLTNDMHLRGVTLQLALAPSLPAVQGDGIQLQQVVLNLLLNALDAMADVPAGQRQLQVRTASPGPGRVELSVQDSGGGIEPSRLALVFEPFYSTKENGLGMGLSISRSIVEAHGGRLQAESPPGQGALLRFVLPAAHTESSP comes from the coding sequence ATGTCCTGGCGCACGGTCTTCTTCATCGCCCTCCTCTTGTCGCTGACACCCCAGGCAGTGGCCCAGGAGGCTCGTCCGGCTGGAAAGTCCGTGCTCCTGCTCCTCCCCGAGGACACGGCGCTGCCCGCCATGGCGATGCTCGTCGCCAGTCTCCGCTCTTCCTTGTGGGAAACCGGGGACGGCCCGATCACCTTGGACGTCGAGAGCCTGGATCTGGGCTGGGCGAGTGGGCCTGAACACACACGAGCCCTGCGTACCTGGTATCTGACCAAGTACCGGGAGCGCCGGCCGGATGCACTCATCACCTTCCGCACCGACGCCATCCAGCTGACCCTGGAGCTGCGCCAGGAGCTGTGGCCGGACATCCCGGTCATCGTCCTGTCCGAGGACGAGCGGCTCTGGGAAAAGCACCCTCGCCCAGAGCGGGTGGCGGGCCTCTTGCTGCATTACGACATGAGGGCCACCGCGGAGTTGGCCTTGCAGCTGCTGCCCGACACGCGGAGGCTGGCGCTCATCAACGGTGCCAGCCCGTGGGAGCGCGCTGAGCAGGAGCGGATGCTGCGAGACCTGCGGCCCCTGCTGGCGCAGCGGGGACTGGAGTTCATCGACCTGACCGGCCTGCCGCTGGCCGAGCTGCTCGAGCGCGCGAGGACCCTGCCGGCCGACACCACTGTCCTCACCTTCACCTTCATCACCGATCCCAGCGGGAGACCCTTCGTGGGGCGCGAGATCGCACGCATGTTTCTCTCCGCCAGCAACCGGCCCTGCTTCGCCCTCCACGACACCGTCCTGGGTCTGGGGTTCGTCGGCGGAGCGCTCGTCAGCTACGAGGCCGTGGGCCAACAGCTGGGCCTGCTCACCTCCCGCGTATTGCGCGGAGAGCAGGAGGAATTCCTCGCGCCCCTGAAGCCGGCCCCCGTGGACACGCTGACGCTCGATGCCCGCGCGCTGCGGCGCTGGGGCATCCCCCGCGATCGGGTGCCTCCCGGGGTGCGGCTCGCCTTCGACGAGCCCTCGCTCTGGGAGCGCTACCGCTGGTGGGTCCTGGGGGCCCTGACGCTCAGCGGCCTGCAGGCGCTGGTGGCCGGGGGACTCGTGGTGGAGCGCCGCCGCCGCATGCGTGCCCAGGCCGAGCTCCTCGAGCGCCAGCGCCTGGAGAAGCTCGCGGAGATGGAGGCGCGTCGAAACCTGGATCAGCTGGCCCACGTGAGCCGGGTGGCCGCCCTGGGCGAGCTGGCCGCCTCACTGGCGCATGAGCTCAACCAGCCCCTGGCCGCCATCCTCAGCAACGCCCAGGCCGCACGCCGCCTGCTGAACACCACCCCCGCGCAGCTGGACGAGGTGCGCGAGGCCCTCGGGGACATCATCTCCGACGACAAGCGCGCGGGCGAAGTCATTCACCGCATGCGCGCGCTGCTCAAGCGGGGGGAGCCCCGGCAGGAGCTCCACTCGCTCAATGACCTGGTGCGCGAGGTGGCGCGACTGCTGACCAACGACATGCACCTGCGCGGCGTGACCCTGCAGCTGGCGCTGGCCCCGTCGCTGCCCGCCGTCCAGGGGGACGGCATCCAGCTCCAACAGGTGGTGCTCAACCTGCTCCTCAATGCCCTGGATGCCATGGCCGATGTCCCCGCGGGCCAGCGCCAGCTTCAGGTCCGCACCGCCTCGCCAGGCCCGGGGCGGGTGGAGCTGAGCGTGCAGGACTCGGGAGGGGGGATCGAGCCATCTCGGCTGGCCCTCGTCTTCGAGCCCTTCTACTCCACCAAGGAGAACGGGCTGGGCATGGGGCTGTCCATCAGCCGCTCCATCGTCGAGGCGCACGGCGGCCGCCTGCAAGCCGAGAGCCCTCCGGGGCAGGGCGCTCTGCTACGGTTCGTGCTTCCCGCGGCGCATACGGAGTCCTCGCCATGA
- a CDS encoding OsmC family protein produces MSQTHIKARWKGGTGGSGFLQASEGFETRVTLPKDFQGLGEAATPENLLLSAVASCYLITFGIILDKAGIAYEGLELEGELRMDMGPRPSVQAIMLLPRIVSSASEETLRTLSERAEQFCPIGRTVAGNVAKSVRLTVVAPDS; encoded by the coding sequence ATGAGCCAGACACACATCAAGGCACGCTGGAAGGGCGGCACGGGTGGAAGCGGGTTCCTCCAGGCAAGCGAGGGCTTCGAGACCCGCGTGACGCTGCCGAAGGACTTCCAAGGGCTCGGAGAAGCCGCTACCCCCGAGAACCTGCTCCTGAGCGCCGTCGCGAGCTGTTACCTCATCACCTTCGGAATCATCCTCGACAAGGCGGGGATTGCGTACGAGGGTCTGGAGCTCGAAGGAGAGCTGCGGATGGACATGGGCCCCCGGCCCTCGGTCCAAGCGATCATGCTCCTCCCGCGCATCGTCTCCAGCGCGAGCGAGGAAACCCTCCGGACCCTCTCCGAACGAGCCGAGCAGTTCTGCCCCATTGGCCGGACAGTGGCGGGAAACGTCGCGAAGTCGGTCCGTCTCACTGTGGTCGCTCCGGACTCCTGA